The proteins below come from a single Falco peregrinus isolate bFalPer1 chromosome Z, bFalPer1.pri, whole genome shotgun sequence genomic window:
- the CD72 gene encoding B-cell differentiation antigen CD72: MAQSMVYADLRFAKVMGGRSMASQALEAALGMDDAESPYENMQPLSVGQDGDRAQPSRGRWSWWQYLPAGLIVACLLLLVATVALGTCYWQVTHSLQDASRSTRPSGAASRRR; encoded by the exons ATGGCCCAGAGCATGGTTTATGCTGACCTGAGGTTTGCCAAGGTGATGGGGGGCCGGAGCATGGCCAGCCAGGCATTGGAGGCAG CCCTTGGCATGGATGATGCGGAGAGCCCCTACGAGAACATGCAGCCGCTGTCggtggggcaggatggggacagggcccAGCCCAGTCGAG GGCGCTGGTCCTGGTGGCAGTACCTCCCTGCGGGACTGATAGTAGCTTGCCTGTTGCTGCTGGTGGCCACTGTGGCCCTGGGAACTTGCT ACTGGCAGGTCACCCACAGCCTGCAGGACGCCTCCCGGAGCACGCGGCCGAGCGGGGCCGCCTCTCGCAGGAGGTGA
- the TESK1 gene encoding LOW QUALITY PROTEIN: dual specificity testis-specific protein kinase 1 (The sequence of the model RefSeq protein was modified relative to this genomic sequence to represent the inferred CDS: deleted 1 base in 1 codon), with translation MALGVLGGTDMEWEKLPRRPGESEGEAAGPWPGCGRLRPSSYRALRSAVSTLARIDDFYCEKIGAGFFSEVFKVRHRQSGQIMVLKMNKLTSNRGNMLREVQLMNRLSHPNILRFMGVCVHQGQLHALTEYINGGNLEQLLDSPVPLSWSMRVKLALDIACGLRYLHSKGIFHRDLTSKNCLVRREANGYTAVVGDFGLAEKIPTYSEGSEKEPLAVVGSPYWMAPEVLRGEIYNEKADVFAYGIILCETIARVPADPDYLPRTEDFGLDVTTFRTMVEAECPAAFLQLAFHCCSMEPASRPSFLEITQCLEGILQHQLGAEGVRATLLSCRESLPAPGTAATLNGEARRVASRAKQSPLRELGIQHLQPDQRLSRSQSDMFPPKSSTLLRPLEPYNGARTKEASPRINPFSQREDLKGGKIKLFDTPSKSVISLTFDLPPPALLQLSTPVTPEPTVEVQCDFSSPAAAPRKCHSLPASPELPHRGGLALGMESVCPADDPQRPALLPPTARGQAYPPSPGVEERMDCGPDSPELPQLPTLFPNSNFIRTASLDIQPWQPEQRAPSGLLFNNNHVVVSKPVAWGSSLEHSFSELSIPCAAVLERTERAAMLPGHGSSTILEQDEVLPCPGCCLGPFSFSFTSVCHRPAPSPPRYQNLNCEATSLLCHDRGHHQKAPGPVLAEPSLKLPEAQS, from the exons ATGGCGCTGGGGGTGCTCGGCGGGACCGACATGGAGTGGGAGAAGCTGCCGCGGCGGCCCGGGGAGAGCGaaggggaggcggcggggccctggccgggctgcgggcggcTGCGGCCCTCCTCGTACCGGGCGCTGCGCAGCGCCGTCTCCACCCTGGCGCGCATCGACGACTTCTACTGCGAGAAGATCGGGGCCGGCTTCTTCTCCGAGGTCTTCAAG GTGCGGCACCGTCAGTCAGGGCAGATCATGGTGCTGAAGATGAACAAGCTGACCAGCAACCGAGGCAACATGCTGCGGGAGGTGCAGCTCATGAACCGCCTCTCACACCCCAACATCCTCAG GTTCATGGGGGTGTGCGTGCACCAGGGACAACTGCATGCACTGACGGAG TACATCAATGGTGGGaacctggagcagctgctggacaGCCCTGTGCCCCTCTCCTGGTCCATGCGTGTCAAGCTGGCCCTCGACATCGCCTGTGGCCTGCGCTACCTGCACTCCAAAGGCATCTTCCACCGTGACCTCACCTCCAAG AATTGCCTGGTGCGCCGCGAGGCCAATGGCTACACGGCTGTAGTGGGTGACTTCGGCTTGGCGGAGAAGATCCCCACCTACAG CGAGGGCAGTGAGAAGGAGCcgctggctgtggtgggctccCCATACTGGATGGCGCCTGAGGTGCTGCGAGGGGAGATCTACAATGAGAAG gccGATGTGTTCGCGTATGGCATCATCCTGTGTGAGACCATTGCTCGTGTCCCTGCTGACCCTGACTACCTGCCCCGCACTGAG GATTTTGGTCTGGATGTCACCACTTTTCGCACCATGGTGGAAGCAGAGTGCCCAGCGGCCTTCCTCCAGCTCGCTTTCCACTGCTGCAGT ATGGAGCCAGCCTCCCGCCCCTCGTTCCTGGAAATCACGCAGTGCCTGGAGGGcatcctgcagcaccagctgggTGCCGAGGGTGTGAGGGCCACCCTcctcagctgcagggagagTCTGCCTGCGCCTGGGACAGCAGCCACGCTCAACG gggaAGCCAGGAGGGTGGCCAGCCGAGCCAAGCAGTCACCCCTGCGCGAGCTGGGGATACAGCACCTGCAGCCGGACCAGCGCCTGTCCCGCAGCCAGTCCGACATGTTCCCCCCAAAATCGTCCACCCTGCTGCGGCCATTGGAGCCTTACAATGGGGCCAGGACCAAGGAGGCATCCCCTCGCATCAACCCCTTCTCCCAGCGCGAGGATCTGAAGGGGGGGAAGATCAAGCTCTTCGACACACCAAGCAAATCGGTCATCTCACTCACCTTCGACCTgccgccccctgccctgctccagctcagcaCCCCCGTGACACCTGAGCCCACCGTGGAGGTGCAGTGTGACTTCTCgtcccctgctgcagccccccgcaAGTGCCACTCGCTGCCTGCCTCCCCTGAGCTGCCCCACCGGGGGGGCCTGGCACTGGGCATGGAGTCCGTCTGTCCCGCTGATGATCCGCAGCGCCctgccctccttcctcccacagcTCGGGGACAAGCCtacccccccagccctggggtggAGGAGCGGATGGACTGCGGCCCCGACAGCCCCGAGCTGCCGCAGCTCCCCACACTGTTCCCCAACAGCAACTTCATCCGCACAGCATCCTTGGACATCCAACCCTGGCAGCCAGAGCAGCGAGCCCCCAGTGGGCTCCTCTTCAACAACAACCACGTGGTGGTCAGCAAACCCGTGGCTtgg ggcagcagcctggagcaCAGTTTCTCTGAGCTCAGCATCCCCTGCGCAGCGGTGCTGGAGCGGACGGAGCGTGCAGCCATGCTGCCTGGGCATGGCTCTAGCACCATTCTGGAGCAGGATGAGGTGCTGCCCTGTCCCGGCTGCTGCCTGGGTCCGTTCAGCTTCAGCTTCACCTCCGTTTGCCACCGGCCAGCACCCAGCCCGCCTCGCTACCAGAACCTCAACTGTGAGGCCACGAGCCTCCTCTGCCACGACAGGGGCCACCACCAGAAGGCCCCAGGGCCagtgctggcagagcccagcctgaAGCTGCCGGAGGCACAGTCCTAA